CATATTACTAAATACTTGTAGGCATTCATAGCAAGCAGATTTGCAATCTTCTGCATGCTCTGGTGATATAATACTTGCTGCAAATGAATTTCCACTTGGATTACAAGTTTTAGTTAATAAATCTACATAATTATTATGAATATATTGAACAAATCCAGCACCGTTGGCTAGCCTATCACTCATTATAATTTCTATTATTCCATCTTCATCATTACTAACATACTTTTGTAACTGTGAAATTTCAATCTCATCTGGATCAATATCAAGCTCTTCTGCCACCACTCTTTGTATAATAAACGCTGCTGTAAATGCTGCAGCTTTTATTGCACTATCAGAGTAATGTAGACTTAAATTTAATCCATCAGGTATTTGATTAGGTTGTATTCTTAATACTTCAGTATGCTTACCTGCTGCAATTGCAATCTTCTCTAATTCAACTTCACCTTTTTCTTCATCGTTTATAAATTTAGAAGCAATCCATTGATTAGGTATTTTAGTTTGAGTTTTTATTCCGCCTTCAAATAACTCACCTGAATTATCATTGATTCTCCAAACACGACTGTTATCTGATAAATAGATATTTGTATTGGTAGAATGTACTTTAGTTCTATCTATATCTTCAGATTGGGCTAATAAAGAAATCCTTCTACTTACTTTGAAATCATCAGATTTAGCATCTTTCCCTGAACCTAAGTTTGTGCGAAATGCTCGAGGAATTGCTATATTAAACTCTCTATATCCCTCTTCATCACCCTTAGATATTCCACAATGTGGACAAAACTCATTACTTGTAGGAATAGATTTTAGATATCCACACGCTCTGCACCTTCCCATTAACCGCCTAAAAGGTAATGGGTCAGCAGAAATTGCTTCAAAGCTCCGCCCCTTAAAAATAAAGGGAGCAGTGAATCCGATTGCAGTATGAATAGCTTTATCTTTCGTTTTCTCCGATTCAGGGGCAAATTCTGTAATCGCCATTTCTAAATCCCTATCTATTGTTAAGAATTCCATATCTTTAGGGTTAACACCATGATATAAAACTCTCGTTCTTGATGGCATGCCATACATCGGTAAAATAGCTGCTTCCGCTAACTTTTCTGCCAATCCATCTCCAGTAATCTCTTTATTATCCAAAGTATTATCTATTTGATTTGGAAGTTCTTCTTTTAGATAATTTAGCATATTATTATCAATGCTACCGAATAATGCTATCATAATTTCTTTTTGCTGATCTATCATATTATTTAGCCACTCAATAACTTTATCTTTATTTCTACACCAATCTGATGCTAATCCAAATTCACCATGTGTATCTGGAGGCGTTGGACTGTGAAACCATCTTACTCCAGCGTATTTAAAAGCATTTCTTAGACATTCTTTTACTAATAAGCGATTTTTGATTCTGTCTTGATCCATTGTTAAAAATGGCACTGGTGCAGGATCTCCTGTTATTTTTTCAGGGTGAGCAAAGTAATGTTCATCATGACTACGTCCTCTACATAAAGTTAAAACCATTGAAAAAGCCTGCCCACGTCTACCTGCACGACCTACCCTCTGTTGGTAATTAAATCTCATTGGTGGCATATTGGCCAACATAACCGTTTGTAAGTTCCCTATATCTACTCCTACTTCCATAGTTGTAGTTACACTTAAAACGTCTATATTATTTACTTTTTTATATAATCTATCTTCATCTAATATCATACCTTTAAAAAACCTCTGGCGTTCTGATTGATTATCTGTTTGAGCTGTTAGTTCTTCACAATGTAATCGTATTGATTCTCTATCAGATAGAACCGCTTGAGTTATATAGTTATTACTCCAAATTTCTTCACAAATTCCAGTAGCTTTCTCATCAAGATCATTCCCACATTTCGTACATACTCCTGCAGAAAAGTGTAGGTGATACTTTTTACACTTAGAACACTGCCATATTGGATCTTCTTTGATTGCTAGCTTTATATTTATATTTGGTATATTAATTTTTACATTATTATGACCAAATGCTCTTAGTGCATTTATTAATGTTTCTCCTAAATATTCTTCATGAATATTATAGTTCTCAGCAACCTTTCTAATATATGTTTTAAGTGATGCTGAAATTGATGTGTAATCTGGAAAATCATCTACCACAAACTGGTCTTGCCAAATTTTCTTCCATCTATTAAATACAGGTTTCTGTGGTAAATATCTGTATCTTTCACCTAAAATTCTCAAATAAGAATCACATATCTGTTCAAAAGTTTGTAAAGACATTCCTAATCGATCTGCAAAAGGTTTTAATTGTTCATTATTATAAGCTATTTTTATAATTCCAAGTCCTGAGGATTCCAAGCCAAAGTAAAGCGTACCAAAAAATAACCTTCCAAAATTATAGCTAAGAGTATTATTGATTATCTTCTTAGCTTCATCAGCATCAACAGGTAAATTATTTTTCCAACTTTTTGTTTCAAAGTCGAACAATTCTATCCAATCATGCTCAGCATTATTCCAATAGAATTTTTGCTTATCTAAATCATTACCACAAGGGTTTATGCCCAAACTTATTAATTCTTGAATCAGTTTACCACATTGTTTATAATCATTTGAGACTAATTGACTAAATGATATAATTCTAGATTTCCCATTTTCTTTTATTTCTTCAATTTCCCTTTCCAATTGTTCTAACTCAGATTCAAGTGCCATCCTATGTTCTGGTGGTAATGATTTGTAAGCATTGATCTTACCTAGTTTTTTAAGTAAATCTTCTTTAATCACCTTATTATTTTTTATACGATCTTGCTCCTCTTGTGTATATTCCCTTCCACTCTCGATTGCCTCTAATATCTCAGGAGCAAGTGTCACTTCATCTTTAATAGTTTTAATCATAACTTCCCTAAGTAAGTCAGAGTAGTGATTTCTCTCTACACCATTTGCCACCTGTGCTGCATCTTCACGGCTATCTGTAAAAATTACTAATTTTCTATCCGTATCTTCAGGTATTTGTTGAAATAGTTCCTTAGTAAAAATTTGACTTATTTTTGAAAAACCCGTCCTAAAACCTCTAATTGGAGATATTCTATTGCGTTTACTGTAATCAGTTGCACAGGAAGGGCATCTATTAGGCAACGCATCTATAAACTGTTCATTTTCTTTTTTCTTAGTAATATATAATTGACCGTTAATCCATGAATCTGTTTCTGTTTGATTTACTTTACTGCTTTTAACACGCCCTGAATAAATATTTAATTTATATTGGCTCCATTGGGCAGTTACAGTTCCTCTTCCATTAGGGGCTGAAAATTCATGTTTCCACTTTTCAGAATCCTTATGTAGATCTTCTCTTGGAAATGGCCAGAACACCATATATTCATCATATTTTCTTTGTTCAACCATTACTGATAGTTGTTTATCTGGAATTCCTTCTAAATTTGGAGTTGTAATATGCATTTCATATGTATTAGCCTCTTGTTTATCTACTAATCTAGTTCCACCGTAAAACACAGTTCCACAATGTTCACAATACAGGACTTCTAAAACTCTACTCTTATCATCTTTATCTATAATGTCCGGTTTTGAATGCAATTTACCTATTGGACGACCATCTTCTACTTTTCCTAAAGGTTTAGTTGAAGCCCATAGTCCAGGTATATTTCTAAAAAAACAGTGTAATCTAAAAGATGGAAGATTATGATCTTCTATTTTTTCTTCTTCAAACAAGGAACGGGCTATACAAATACCTTGTGCAGCTTTACGCCAATTATCTATATTAGATCCAAATATTTTTTCTGAAAACTCTTGTAAAGATATTGGTTTATATTTACCTTCTTCATTCTTAAATGTATCTAATAATATTCTCTGTAGGTTATATCTAGGAGAAATGAGTATATCAATTAGTTCCATCTTACCCGATAAAAACTTCTTCTTACTTCCTAACTCTTTTGCTACTTGGCTAAATATTTCATCTGAAAGATTTTGTGCATTATCTGCTAGAGTGATAAAAGGTTCAATAGGTAAAGTTTGTTCAGGTAATTCAGTCGTTCCTTCATCATACTCTCCTGTAATAATTTCAAAATCATCACATCCAAAAAAATTGTTCAAGAATTTTTGACTTTTATCGTCTCCTGGCTCTAATGAAGCACTGGATGCAAGAATCCTTAATTGTGGATGTTTAGGATTAAGACCTAAACGTAAAAGTAAAAGTCTTAATAAATAGGCCACTTCTGTCCCTGCAGTTCCCCTATATAAATGTAACTCATCAATAATTAAATGAAAAATACGATTTTCCTTTTCCGCCTCTCGATGAGATTCAGGTAAGTCCTCACAATTTAACCATTTTCTTGTGTTCTCAAATATATCATTATCTTCTTCTCTCATCAGCATAATACTTAACATAGAAAAGTTACTAATTAAGATGTCTGGAGGTGTTTCTTGCATATCCCATCTACTTCTCATTTCAGCTCCATCTAATCTTTGAAAAGAAGCCAACACTTCTTTTTTCTCGCCTTCATCTTCTACTTCATGTTGTATGTAATTTGCTACTTCTTTCGCTGTTGCATCTATCTCCTCTAGCTCTTTTATAAGTTTCGCAACTTTATTCTTATTAAGTTTGCCATCATTATCAAATTCATGTCCAGCAACAGGTGTATTTCCATTGTATCTACCTAGATAAACTCTATTTCCACTAAGATATTCATGAAACCATTCACGTACATCATTAGAATCTAATGCCTTTCGTAAACGTACCATTTGGTCGTCTACCAACGCATTCATAGGATATAGAATTAATGCTCTTACTGCAGCTTGACGTGTTTCATGATCCTTTCTTTGAGGTACACGACATGACGTTTTATTTTTTTTACATTCATCTTTCCACTCTATATTTTTCCACCAATCATTTTGATGTGCATGTGCGGCATTAGGTTTACTCCAATGCTTCATTTCCTTTGCTAACTGTGCAAATAATGGTAATAAAAATGATTCTGTTTTACCCGATCCCGTTCCAGAAGTAATGACACAGTTCTTTTTGTCAAGTGCTGTCTTTAACATTTCAGCTTGATGTTTATATAATGGAAACTTTCCTACTAACCCTCTACTTACAAGATTCTTAAATAAAAGTAGTTGTTCTTTATCTAACCCCGGAGTATCTTCTATTTCTAAATCATTTATTGTTTTTCCACTTGATTTATATCTAGGTATTACTTCTATCCATGGATCACGACTAAATACCCCTTCTTTTTTTAATAGTAATTCTCTCTCTTCCTCAATAGATGGAAATTGAGTGCCAAATGCTGTTTTAATATAAGAAATACTATTATTCTTAATCTCATCAAATACACCTATAGGATTTCTCACTATATATCCCCCTTTTCATTAAAAGTAATTGGTACTAAATCTTGATTTAGTTTATTAGAAACTATATTTGCAATATTTTGTGTAACACCTCTATAAAGTAAAAGTATAGTATCTCTAGGAATATCATTGTAATCCTTATCTAATTTTATTTCATCTGGAATCATACCTGAACATAGGGATACACCTCTTGCTAAGATTTTAGGTAATCTTGCTGTGTTCACAATACCTAGAATATTTCTTTTTTTATCGTATAGAATTATTTTCTTGTTTCCTTTAAATAAAGCTAAATACCTTCCCCAGTCTCTATCTACTTTAGTCATTTTATCCTCTTCTACCCAATAATATATTTTTCTATAGGTATATTTTTCCGTGTATTCAATCATCTCGCTGGAAGAACTTAAATTTTTATCGTAGAAATATAATTTTTCTAAATCAAATATTCGTCTTTTCCAATTTAAATCAGCTCTTATAGTAAACCTAAGACTATCTATATAGTCTTCTAAGTTCGCTGATATGTTTACCAATTGCCAACAAGTAGGCATATCTCCTACTATGGGAACTTTTATATCTTGACTAAACTCAATTAGCCTAGACATATCTAATCCCTCTATAGTAACAACTTCTGGGAACGGTATTCCTTTATATCTTTGTTTATCTATTGTCACAGAAATATTTTCTTTATAGTATTCTGACCTGTTCAAGATCTCCGTCAATAAATATGGAGTTCTAGCACCTATTAAAAGTAATTTTCTTACACCTAAATTAGGTAATAATATAAATGCTGGTGGAGAAACGTATATTTGCTTTTTATCATAATCTATTTCACAATGCCCTAGACAATCCAGCCAGTAAAGAAATTGATGAGGTATATATTTATATTTTTCTTCTTTGATTACAAGTGATCTATATAATTCATCAAACATCTTTTTATATTGTTCGAAAGACACACTTCCAAGGGAAGATATAACTTCTAATATTCCTTCTTTCATAGTTTTCTGGCCTCCTTTTTGTATGAAAGCCATAGCTCTCTAATTATTTTTATTTTAGGTAGTTCAACATTTTTTTGAATAAATTCCTGTCTCCACTTTTTCCACTTAGGGTACTCTTTGCTTAGTCTCATTCTTTCGTCTATATTACTTCCAATAAAATGTACCTTCCAATAATCTCTCTTAATTTTAGATAAAGCCCAAATTGGTTCCCACTCTATATTTAGATCCTCTTTAGGCCAACTTATTATCTGACCAGGTACTCTTCCTAAAAAAATTATTGTATCTGAACTGTATGTTGGGATTTCGGGAGTATAGGTAGGCAGTTTCTGTAATTCTTTTTCTGTTATATGTACACCTTGTATATAGCCATTATCATCTTTTTCCTCTAATAAATGCCCAAATCGATTCATTCTAGGTAGATAATAATTATTCATTAACATGCTACTTTGAAAATTAATCTTTTTATGGATAATCATTTCTTCACCTATATATAGACTTAAATCTACAACATCATTATTAACACATCCATTAACAAACTTCCATCTGCCTTTTTCATATTCTTGAATATCCTGATTCTCTGGTGATACTTGTATTGACAATTGCTCTAGTTTCCCACCTTCTAAATGAACTCTTGGTGGGCAAAACTTAAAATATGTATTTCCTTTACTTGCTTTAATTCCTCCATCTAATCTAAATGAATAATTTAGTGGAAGTTTTAAAATATCCTCATCGGGATGTGAATGGTTAATTTCAGTAGTTTTATATAGATACCACCCATTTGGAAGATTGCTTGCATTTTCTATTTTAAAATCAGTGCAATATTTATATCCCCACTCTTCAATTGAATTTTTAATTCTATCATGGCAAAGTATATAGTATTCAGTATTTGATTTAATACTATCTACTTCAATCCATCCAGTTAGATTTCGATCTTCATCACGTTCAAATATTCTTAGTTTTGATGGTTTTAAAGATGCACTCCAACCATATTCTTTATCTTCAAATTGATCTCCATTTAGCAAATCCAATGCACTTACACATAATAATTCTTGTTCTATTTCATCTAGAAGTTGTGTTGACCATCCTAATTCTTCTTCTTCACAAGTAAATGTTACTTTGCTAAATAAACTTTCAAAAGTCATTTCATCGTCTGGGAAATCTTTTGCAGTTTTAAATCTCAATGAGGTTTTTATAGATGATGTAAATCTATCAAATCCATCAATACAGATCCTTAAGGTAACATTAATGCTTTGTTTGTTACTTTTCTGCCTCTCTTGTATTGCTTCATTAGATACCTCTATCGTCCCATCCCATTCTAATAAATCTTGTTTGATTAATTGCAGTAATGCTTCCCTAAATGGCGCTTTATTTTTATCTGTGGTAGATGCTAATCGCTTTGTTTTTTGACTAAATATTCCACTTCTATAAATTGCAGAAGATATAGCATCTAATGTTGGTGGAAAAACTGGATCAAAGCTGCTTTCTTTAAAAAAGTTTGGTAATCTACTTCTTTCATCTTGTGTGATTAATACTTGCGCCATAGGTAATCCAACATGTTTCCAATTAATCATAGACCTTGCAATAAATTTTCCTAATTTTTCTTGTTCTTTATCTATACTCCATTCTTGCAAGTCATACCATAATTCTTCCATCTTATCAAAATCTTTCGGTCTGCGTCCATTAGTTCCTTCATCTAATTTGTCTAATAAAGTACTCAATTTAGGGTAATACGCATGTGTTGCAAAATCTTCATCTAATCCTGCTGCTAAAACAAAGAAAGCTAAATATGCAATATAAGGCGGAAAACCTGGTTCATTACGTATCTTACCCCAACTATATGTTGTGTAGGCTTTTTCACATACAGTGTCGCCACGACACCACCTTGATCCCTCCTTAATGGCCTCAAAAAAATCTTCTATATCTGAATTTTTTCTCTCGCCTAATGAGTTAATTAAATTTTCATCCATAAACAATATCACTTCTCTACCAGCCATACTTTCATTGAAATAGTGTCTAGCAATAGCCTCATTCCATTCTAAATAATTCATTTTCTCCTCCATTTATTTAAATAATGTATATTATTTATTCCTTATCAATTTGTCATAATCTTTTAATAAACTTATTTGTATAACAATATCTCTGTAAGACTAGCTCCAAACTCATCTCATAAATTAAATTATTTACTGCATATTTTATAGTTAAAAAATTGCGCTCATATATACTTTCTTTAAACATATCTGCAAAAACTATATCATCCCTCTATTTTTATCGTTTTGTTATTTTCAATATCCAAAAAAATAACTCGTTTTATAGCATGAATAACTTTATGGACAAACTAAAAATTGATACTATTAAAAAAGGTAGGTTCATATATTCTAACCTGCCAAAAATATAGCGAAAAATTTATTATTGAAAGAGTTGCTATTGATAACGAAATTGACACTATTATCAAAATTTCACTTTGTGTAAATTATAATTTTTAATCTTTTCTAAATTAGAAATTGTAATAAAAGTTTTTTACAATTTCATTAGCTTTTATTAATACATCAAGATAACTAATAATGATCAGTTTCCCTTTTACAAATTAATATCGAATATAATCTGATGTTTTCTGATTGTAAACATTTACTCTAAACCCCTGACACATTCTCCGAGAGAGTTGATAAGCATAGCGTCCGAAGATATGTCATATTTCATAGAAGCTATCTAAAACCTCGAATAACATCCCATTATTGCGATATGTTTTTTGTACAAAACCACTTGTTATTATACAATTCTAAAAAAGATACGTTATCCTTTACCATGTCAATAATTGAATTACCAATTCCTCTTAGTACTAATTTATCACTAACACTAAAAAGCGTTTCTTTGTTCTTAAACATGTTGAAGATACGCTGAAAAAAATTTGCTGGTGAATAAATGATTTCATCCCTAACCATTCTGTCTAGCCAAAACACCATTACTTCTGAAAAATCTAACTTACCATTTATAAAATTTATTAAGATTAGTTCTGTCTCTCCCGAGTACTCCCACTTTGATCGATACTCTAATTCATCAATAAACTCACAAAATAGCTTATCACTATGAAGCCATTCAACACCATCAACAACACACACCGTTTCTTGTGGTCCGTAATATCCATACCAATATGCTCCATAACCCGGGAAATAAAAATCAATATTATGATTACTTCGATGGTGATATTGATCTATTTTTGATAAAATAAAATCTTTTACAAAATTGCAATGTGCGTTGCCAATTAAAATTCCAACGGTAACTTGGCATTCTTCCCCATGTTTTTTCTTTAAATCTTTAATTAAATCTTTATATGAAATCGCCTCTAGCATAAACTTCTCCTTTCCATAATAAATATTTCGCATACCGTTCTGTCAGCTCATGATGCCTCTCTCCGAGCCTCGGCGAATAGTGACACTTATCTTTTGTACCGGAATAACTGTAATGCCAAAGGAATATGAGGAAATATCTGGTATATGTAGCTAAAAATTGATTTAAGAATTTATATTTCTTTATGTGAGATTCTCCCTGCAATCTTATCTCTTTTAATTTTCTTTTCCCTAAGTAATAAACCAAGGATACTATAAGATAAATAGTCTT
Above is a genomic segment from Alkaliphilus oremlandii OhILAs containing:
- a CDS encoding DEAD/DEAH box helicase, whose translation is MRNPIGVFDEIKNNSISYIKTAFGTQFPSIEEERELLLKKEGVFSRDPWIEVIPRYKSSGKTINDLEIEDTPGLDKEQLLLFKNLVSRGLVGKFPLYKHQAEMLKTALDKKNCVITSGTGSGKTESFLLPLFAQLAKEMKHWSKPNAAHAHQNDWWKNIEWKDECKKNKTSCRVPQRKDHETRQAAVRALILYPMNALVDDQMVRLRKALDSNDVREWFHEYLSGNRVYLGRYNGNTPVAGHEFDNDGKLNKNKVAKLIKELEEIDATAKEVANYIQHEVEDEGEKKEVLASFQRLDGAEMRSRWDMQETPPDILISNFSMLSIMLMREEDNDIFENTRKWLNCEDLPESHREAEKENRIFHLIIDELHLYRGTAGTEVAYLLRLLLLRLGLNPKHPQLRILASSASLEPGDDKSQKFLNNFFGCDDFEIITGEYDEGTTELPEQTLPIEPFITLADNAQNLSDEIFSQVAKELGSKKKFLSGKMELIDILISPRYNLQRILLDTFKNEEGKYKPISLQEFSEKIFGSNIDNWRKAAQGICIARSLFEEEKIEDHNLPSFRLHCFFRNIPGLWASTKPLGKVEDGRPIGKLHSKPDIIDKDDKSRVLEVLYCEHCGTVFYGGTRLVDKQEANTYEMHITTPNLEGIPDKQLSVMVEQRKYDEYMVFWPFPREDLHKDSEKWKHEFSAPNGRGTVTAQWSQYKLNIYSGRVKSSKVNQTETDSWINGQLYITKKKENEQFIDALPNRCPSCATDYSKRNRISPIRGFRTGFSKISQIFTKELFQQIPEDTDRKLVIFTDSREDAAQVANGVERNHYSDLLREVMIKTIKDEVTLAPEILEAIESGREYTQEEQDRIKNNKVIKEDLLKKLGKINAYKSLPPEHRMALESELEQLEREIEEIKENGKSRIISFSQLVSNDYKQCGKLIQELISLGINPCGNDLDKQKFYWNNAEHDWIELFDFETKSWKNNLPVDADEAKKIINNTLSYNFGRLFFGTLYFGLESSGLGIIKIAYNNEQLKPFADRLGMSLQTFEQICDSYLRILGERYRYLPQKPVFNRWKKIWQDQFVVDDFPDYTSISASLKTYIRKVAENYNIHEEYLGETLINALRAFGHNNVKINIPNINIKLAIKEDPIWQCSKCKKYHLHFSAGVCTKCGNDLDEKATGICEEIWSNNYITQAVLSDRESIRLHCEELTAQTDNQSERQRFFKGMILDEDRLYKKVNNIDVLSVTTTMEVGVDIGNLQTVMLANMPPMRFNYQQRVGRAGRRGQAFSMVLTLCRGRSHDEHYFAHPEKITGDPAPVPFLTMDQDRIKNRLLVKECLRNAFKYAGVRWFHSPTPPDTHGEFGLASDWCRNKDKVIEWLNNMIDQQKEIMIALFGSIDNNMLNYLKEELPNQIDNTLDNKEITGDGLAEKLAEAAILPMYGMPSRTRVLYHGVNPKDMEFLTIDRDLEMAITEFAPESEKTKDKAIHTAIGFTAPFIFKGRSFEAISADPLPFRRLMGRCRACGYLKSIPTSNEFCPHCGISKGDEEGYREFNIAIPRAFRTNLGSGKDAKSDDFKVSRRISLLAQSEDIDRTKVHSTNTNIYLSDNSRVWRINDNSGELFEGGIKTQTKIPNQWIASKFINDEEKGEVELEKIAIAAGKHTEVLRIQPNQIPDGLNLSLHYSDSAIKAAAFTAAFIIQRVVAEELDIDPDEIEISQLQKYVSNDEDGIIEIIMSDRLANGAGFVQYIHNNYVDLLTKTCNPSGNSFAASIISPEHAEDCKSACYECLQVFSNMPYHGLLDWRLGLSYLRVLLDPNYKAGLDGDFDFIDLKGWKDEAEELIKRNFVDIFGFKYEEYGQLPGAKMGKYNIIVVHPFWNTEEHRAKGILADAIYQAGENPLFVDTFNLLRRPGWCYQKLMK